A genomic stretch from Candidatus Nitrososphaera gargensis Ga9.2 includes:
- a CDS encoding phosphoglycerol geranylgeranyltransferase, producing MTLGKVEQYLRNEIKKHGTICLPLIDSENSTDAAAIARKVEEKGASAILVGGSSAIDQLELAKVVAEIKSKIKIPVILFPGNVTGVSPKADAILFSSLLNSEDPYFITGAQALGAIAVKKYGIEPLPTAYIIVGEGTAAWFVGRARGIPFHKPNLAVMYSLAAQYMGMRFVYLEAGSGASQNVPVEMVAAVRKQYEGTLIVGGGIRSPETAGQIAKAGADIIVIGTMIEKDGDWQEKFSSIVKAIRAR from the coding sequence GTGACATTAGGAAAGGTCGAACAGTATTTACGAAACGAAATTAAAAAACACGGCACAATTTGTCTCCCGCTTATCGACTCTGAAAATTCTACAGACGCGGCAGCTATTGCAAGGAAGGTGGAGGAGAAGGGGGCGTCCGCAATTCTGGTGGGCGGCTCGTCAGCCATCGACCAGCTAGAGCTTGCCAAAGTAGTGGCGGAGATAAAGTCCAAGATCAAGATACCCGTGATATTGTTTCCGGGAAACGTCACAGGCGTGTCACCAAAGGCTGACGCGATATTGTTTAGCTCACTGCTCAATTCAGAAGACCCTTACTTTATCACTGGGGCGCAAGCGCTTGGCGCAATCGCTGTCAAAAAGTATGGCATCGAGCCGTTGCCGACGGCCTACATAATTGTGGGCGAAGGGACGGCAGCTTGGTTCGTAGGCAGGGCCAGAGGGATCCCGTTCCACAAGCCCAACCTTGCCGTGATGTATTCGCTTGCAGCGCAGTACATGGGCATGCGCTTTGTTTATCTGGAAGCTGGCTCGGGCGCGTCGCAGAACGTGCCGGTAGAAATGGTCGCGGCAGTAAGAAAGCAGTATGAAGGCACGCTCATTGTCGGCGGCGGCATCAGGTCGCCGGAGACCGCCGGCCAAATAGCCAAAGCGGGCGCCGACATCATTGTCATCGGCACAATGATAGAAAAGGATGGCGACTGGCAGGAAAAATTTTCGTCAATAGTAAAAGCAATCAGGGCGCGATAA